A DNA window from Hydra vulgaris chromosome 13, alternate assembly HydraT2T_AEP contains the following coding sequences:
- the LOC136089676 gene encoding uncharacterized protein LOC136089676 encodes MKLKEIAEEVEVSATRSNSDKISAGAYDETLISETRLLIEHDPFHTLASLRNILIEGNINASIPTISKYLKSMELTRKRLTLVPKEINSQQNVDSRQSFCRTINSTPDNNLVFLGETGFNLHTSKQYGYSIMNTKCFVTVPANRGKNVSLMAANVSLMAANVSLMAAITVNGILSFKIVDSVYIGDIFCDFITNNLRPYFQTNPHSVLVLDNCAFNRRRDVINLPCQSNVSVYILPPYSPQLNLIEENFSCLKANYTSIRPFPKISNEVKATLSLFIPLIGIDSCGW; translated from the exons ATGAAGTTAAAAGAAATAGCGGAGGAAGTTGAAGTTTCTGCAACACGTTCTAATTCTGATAAAATCA GCGCAGGAGCTTATGACGAGACACTTATATCTGAAACTCGATTGTTGATTGAGCATGATCCATTTCATACTTTAGCATCATTGAGAAACATTTTGATTGAAGGGAATATTAATGCATCTATACCAACAATATCTAAGTATTTGAAGTCGATGGAGTTGACTAGAAAACGACTTACATTAGTACCAAAAGAAATTAACTCGCAACAAAACGTTGATTCAAGACAAAGTTTTTGCAGGACTATTAATTCGACTCCTGACAATAACTTAGTATTTCTTGGTGAAACAGGCTTTAACTTACATACTTCTAAACAATATGGCTATTCTATAAtgaatacaaaatgttttgttacaGTGCCAGCAAATCGTGGAAAGAATGTAAGTCTAATGGCCGCGAATGTAAGTCTAATGGCCGCGAATGTAAGTCTAATGGCCGCGATAACAGTTAATGGTATTCTAAGCTTTAAGATAGTGGATAGTGTCTACATTGGcgatattttttgtgattttataaCCAACAATTTAAGACCGTATTTCCAAACGAATCCTCATTCTGTACTAGTATTAGATAACTGTGCATTTAATCGTCGAAGAGATGTAATCAATTTGCCATGCCAATCCAATGTTTCAGTTTACATTTTGCCACCTTATTCACCGCAATTAAACCTGATTGAGGAAAACTTTAGTTGTCTTAAAGCTAATTATACTTCTATAAGGCCGTTTCCAAAAATTAGCAATGAAGTTAAGGCTACTTTAAGTTTGTTTATACCGTTAATTGGCATTGACTCTTGTGGTTGGTGA